The genomic interval GCTTGCAAATGGCTCACCTTCCCCATAGGGAGGACCTACAGCAGGGCCGCTTTGAAGCCGATGTTCATTTCCTTCAGGCCCTGTATATATCCCCCCGACCGTTCTTTGTTTTCAGGATCATTGAACGTATCAGCAGCACAGCATAACCTTTGTCGATCCTCCTCAGACAATCCGCCCAGAAAATCCCTCATTTATCGTGTGCTCATTAACCCCAGCACATCAATTTTAGAAATCGTCTGATTTCGAACGACTGCATTCAGATTTTTTCCACCCTGCTCCCGAACCGGATCTCGGCTGGTCCAGCGACCCTGCTCCGCCTGATAGTAGGCATCGCTGCAAACCGGGAGAAGGGCTCACAACAATGTGACAAAAATAAATGCTTTCATCATTCACACCTCACTCAATATCATTGGATAATTTTAACGAGCACTATTGCAAACCAAATAAGCAGGATGACATAGCCCGCGCACATCTTAAGGGTAAGTATTCGTGTTCTCTTTTCATTTTCGCTGTAGTTCCCGGCATTCAGAAGCCCATTGCGTAACTGCCTGGAAAGAGAGATTCGAGTCAGGTATTGCACAGCAAATGTAATCACCGATAAAATAAGCCAAAGCATGCCGACCCATCCCTGCAGAAACTTTTTCTCCTCGGCTCCAGCAGAAAACAGAATATCCCATATTGGGTATTTGAATTCTATCGACGGAGTCGCCGATACCGTCGCATTCAGAACAGCAATCAACAGAAAGCTGAAAATGCACATCAAAAGGACTTCATACGAGCGATAGCTTAACTGAAGCGTATCGGACACATCAGCTGACTGTTGACGCCCTCCCGGAAAGCCATGTCTATGCCGCCAAAATCCCCTTACAGTGCGTACCACAAAAATGCCGGAGAATAGGACAAACGCAGTATAGATAATCTGGAACACTACTGACAGCATGAGCGATATGTATCCCGGTTGTCTCCCAGAGTGTCGTTCAATTGATCAACCATGTCGTCTAGACTTTGAAAAGGCGGAAATTTGTTTCCGTCGGCCTGAATGCATCGGAAAAAAATGTCGCCATTTTTTGTAACCCTCTGTTTTTTCGCGGGTTGGAAAGGCACTGATTCTGAAGCATGGTCGGGGTGGAAATTTTTTTCCGATTAAGTCCCCTCCCCGCGCCCCTCCCGAACCGGCTCCGACATTTATTTCTATTCACTGGCTTCAAACACCTTACAACTTAACGAATTCTCCGTATTTCTGCGGTGGCACACCTGGTGCAATAGGGGCTGTCACCATTTGGGAAGATAGAAACTGAACTGAAATTCAAAATAACGTTAACCAACCAAGGAGAAGCACCATGAGAAAAGTAGCAATCTACGGAAAAGGCGGAATCGGAAAGTCCACCACGACCCAGAATACAGTGGCGGGCCTGGCGGAGGCCGGTAATAAAGTGATGGTGGTGGGCTGCGATCCGAAAGCCGACTCCACCCGTCTGCTGCTTGGCGGTCTGGCTCAGGGCACCGTACTCGATACGCTGCGCGAAGAAGGGGAAGATATTGAAATTGATGATGTCATCAAAGACGGTTTCGGAGGAACCCGCTGTGTGGAATCCGGCGGTCCGGAACCGGGAGTCGGCTGTGCCGGACGCGGTATTATCACATCAATCAATCTGCTGGAACAGCTGGGTGCATATGAAGAGGATCAGGGCCTGGATTATGTTTTCTATGACGTACTCGGTGACGTGGTCTGCGGCGGATTTGCTATGCCGATCCGTGAAGGTAAAGCGCAGGAAATCTACATCGTGGTTTCCGGTGAAATGATGGCCATGTATGCGGCGAACAACATCTGCAAGGGTATTGTGAAGTTTGCGGATGCCGGCGGCGTTCGTCTCGGCGGTCTGATCTGCAACAGCCGTAAAACGGATAATGAGCTTGAGCTGATCACGGAGCTGGCGAACCGGCTCGGCACGCAGATGATTCATTTTGTACCGCGCGATAATATTGTGCAGCACGCGGAACTTAACCGTAAAACCGTTATCGATTTCGCGCCGGAATCCGGTCAGGCCGACGAATACCGCGCCCTGGCCAAAAAGATTGCCGAAAATGAAATGAAGGTAATCCCGACGCCGCTCGAAATCGAAGATCTCGAAGAGCTGATGGTCAAATACGGCTTCGATGCATAACGGTACTGTTTAACCACAGAGCGCACAGAGGCCTCGGAGCACGGCTTCATTAAGTCCTGCACAATCCCATCTCTGTGAACTCCGTGTCCTCTGTGGTGAATATATAAGAGCCTCTAACACACCAATTAACTACCAGGAGAAAACCCATGTCAAAACTGCTCGTACGTTCCATTGTCCGCCCGGAAAAGGCGGATGAAGTAATGAAGTCCCTGCTCGAAGCCGGTTACCCGGCCGTCACCAAAGTTCCGGTATTCGGGCGCGGCAAACAACGCGGCCTGAAGGTCGGTGAAGTGACCTATGACGAACTGCCGAAGGAAATGCTGATGACCGTGATTCCGGAAACCGATAAGGATTTCGTGGTCAAAACGGTTCTGGGCGCGGCCAAAAGCTGCGAGGCCGGAAACTTCGGCGACGGCAAAATCTTCATCTCCCCTGTCGAGGACGTTTACACCATCAGTTCCGGTCTGAAGGAGGATTGATGCAATCAATTCTCCTCCATTTCAAATCTGAAATCTCCAATTTCAAATCGAGCGGAGTGCGTTTATGAAAGAAGTAATGGCAGTCATTAGAATGAACAAGATCAACGACACCAAGCGTGCGTTGAATGAAGCGGGCATCAGCTCCTTCACCGCAACCGGCCGGGTGCAGGGTCGCGGTAAAGGAATGGTCGATTACCGCATCCTCCACGGAGCGGAAGAAGGTGCTCCTGAAGCTATTGCCCAACTGGGCGAAGGCCCCCGCCTTGTCCCGAAACGTCTGATCACCGTAGTGGTGTCCGACGACTGGGTCGAAAAAACCGTAGAAACCATCATCAAAACCAACCAGACCGGCAGCTCGGGCGACGGAAAGATTTTCGTCCTGCCGATTCTGGAAGCAACCCGTGTTAGAACCGGCGAAACCGCAGAAGGCCCTTCCGGCGGTAACGTCCTCGACTCCTCAGGAGGTTTGGAATGAGTGAAGAAAAAAAACTACCCGACCCGTCTGGCCTGAAAGAAGAAATCCTGGCCAAATATCCGCCGAAAATTGCGCGTAAGCGTTCCAAGGCGATGGTGATTAACGATCCGGAACTGGATCAGCAGATTCAGTCCAACGTCCGTACCATCCCGGGCATCATCACCCAGCGCGGCTGCACCTATGCCGGCTGTAAAGGGGTGGTGCTCGGTCCGACACGTGACATCGTCAATCTGGTTCACGGTCCCATCGGCTGCAGCTTCTATGCATGGCTGACCCGCCGGAACCAGACCGATGCCGATGAAATTGTGGAGGGCGGCGCTAACTATATGACCTACTCCTTCTCAACCGATATGCAGGACGACAACATCGTGTTCGGCGGCGAGAAAAAACTGGCGCAGGCCATTCAGGAAGCCTATGACATCTTCAAACCGAAGGCGATCGGCGTTTTCTCCACCTGTCCGGTCGGTCTGATCGGCGATGACGTTCATGCGGTTTCGCGGCAGATGAAGGAAAAGCTCGGCGACTGCAATGTGTTCGGATTCAGCTGTGAAGGGTATAAAGGGGTTTCGCAGTCAGCGGGGCACCATATTGCCAACAATCAGCTCTTCCGCCATGTGATTGGTCTGGACGATTCGCAGCCGGAACATAAATACAATGTAAACCTCCTGGGTGAGTACAACATCGGCGGTGACGGATTTGAGATCGACCGTATCTTCAAGAAGTGCGGCATCAACATCATCTGCACCTTCTCCGGAAACTCCACCATGGACAAGTTTGCCAATTCGCATATGGCCGACCTCAACCTCGTCATGTGTCACCGCTCCATTAACTATATGGCGGAAATGCAGGAAACCAAATTCGGTATTCCCTGGATGAAGGTGAACTTCATCGGTGCCGAGTCCACAGCCAAGGCCCTGCGCAAAGTCGGTGAATATTTCGAAGATGAGGCGCTCAAGGCCAGAATCGAAGAAGTGATTGCCGAGGAAATGCCCTCCGTCAAAGAACGCGTAGCCAAAGCCCGGAAAGTGACTGAAGGAAAACTGGCCATGCTGTTTGTCGGCGGTTCACGTGCACATCACTACCAGGAACTCTTCAGCGAACTCGGTATTAAAACCGTTTCCGCCGGCTATGAATTCGGTCATCGCGATGACTACGAAGGCCGCAAAGTGCTGCCGACAATCAAAGTGGATGCCGACTCCCGTAACATTGAGGAAATCAAGGTGGAGAAGGACGAAACCCGCTACAAACCGCGTGCTTCCGAGGAAAAACTCAAAGCGCTCGACGAAAAGGGGCTGGAAGTCAGCGACTATAGAGGCATGATGCCCGATATGGCCGATCAGTCTCTGATCGTCGACGACATCAGCCATTGGGAAACCGAAAAACTGATCGACTTCTATAAACCGGATATCTTCTGCGCCGGCATTAAGGAAAAGTATGTCGTTCAGAAATCCGGCATTCCGCTCAAACAGCTGCATTCCTACGACTACGGCGGCCCGTACGCCGGATTCGAAGGAGCCAAGAACTTCTATGCGGACATCGAAAAGATTCTCAGCACCAGCATCTGGAAGAAGATCAAGGCACCTTGGCTGTCCCATGAAAACGACCCCTGCATCTGCGCTGAATATGTAGCCTGAAAAATTGCCGATGGCCGATCGATGATTGGCGGTTGAAAACAACGGGCCCAACGGCGACGGAGTTTCACAAAGCGGCAATCGGAAATCTAAAATCGGCAATTAAAATTTAATGGAGAAAATCCCATGTTACTACGACACACACCCAAAGAAGTAAGCGAACGCAAAGCGCTCACCGTTAACCCGGCGAAAACCTGCCAGCCGGTCGGAGCCATGTATGCTGCTCTCGGCGTACACGGCTGCCTGCCGCACTCGCACGGCTCCCAGGGCTGTTGCTCCTACCACCGCAGCACCCTCACCCGCCACTACAAGGATCCGATCATGGCCGGTACCAGTTCCTTCACCGAAGGTTCCTCCGTATTCGGCGGACAGGCCAACCTGCTCCAGGCCCTGGCCAACATGTTCACCATCTACAACCCGGATCTGGTAGCCGTTCATACCACCTGTCTTTCTGAAACCATCGGCGACGATATCGCGCAGATCGTGAAGAAAGCCACGGACGACGGCAAAGTGCCGGAAGGAAAGAAAGTGATTTACTGCAACACCCCGTCCTACGTGGGTTCGCACATCACCGGATTTGCCAACATGTGCACCGGCATTGCCAAAGGACTGGCCGAGCATACCGGTGTGGCCAAAGATCAGGTCAACATTCTGCCGGGCTGGGTTGAACCTTCCGACATGAAGGAAATGAAGGAAATCGCAGCGCGCCTCGGCGCAAACATCGTAATGTTTCCGGATACCGACGGAGTCGTCAACACTCCGCAGACCGGCGAATTCAAGATGTATCCCGACGGCGGAGCCAAAGTAGAGGATATCGCAACAGCCGGCGACAGCATCAAAACGCTCGCCCTGGGCAAATGGGCCTCTGAAGACTGCGCGAAATATCTCGATGCCAGCTTCAAAGTCCCCTACGAAGTCCTCGATATTCCGTACGGACTCTCTGCAACCGACCGCTTCGTGCAGGCACTCGCCTCCGCGGCCAAGGTTGAAATTCCGGAGTCCTTTATCGCAGAGCGTGGACGCCTCGTCGACGTGATCTCCGATATGTCGCAGTATCTCCACGGTAAAAAGGTGGCCCTCTACGGCGACCCCGATCAGCTGCTGCCGCTCACCGAGTTTCTGCTCGATCTCGATATGATCCCCACCGCAATTGTTTCCGGCACTCCCGGTAAAGCATTCAGCAAACGGATCACTGAAATGTGCGCGGAAAAGGCTCCGAACGTCAAAGTGGCAAATGGCGAACGGGCCGATATGTTCCTGCTGCACCAGTGGATCAAGAACGAACCGGTCGACCTGCTGATCGGCAACACGTACGGCAAATACATCGCCCGCGACGAAGACATTCCGTTTGTCCGTCACGGATTCCCGATTCTTGACCGTATCGGCCACAGTTACTTCCCGACTGTGGGATATAACGGCGGCATCCGCCTGCTCGAAAAAATGCTCGGTGTCATCATGGACCGTCAGGACCGCGATGCTCCCGAAACCCGCTTCGAGCTCGTCATGTAGAAAGGCGTTTGAGGTTGGAGGTTTGGAGCATATCGTCCGAGGGTTATTCCCGGCCCGCTCCGTCGGGCGTAGCTCCAGACTTCAAACCATCAACTCCGAACTGCACAATCCTTTGGAACCGGAGCGCGGATAGAGACCTCGCCTCATAACAGAAATCTCTCTCCTCCTCTGTTTACACTCCGCGCTCCGGTTCCGATCTTTAACGCATGATATATTTCACCACAGAGCTCACAGAGAACACCGAAGAAGTGCCTTTTAATATGCTCAATTTGAAATCAGGCATTGGCCCCTGTGGTTTAAAAGAAGTAAAAGGAGAATACGATGAGTGGCGAATTTAATACCGACTATCAGACCTTCATGAACGAAGGCGACAAATATCTCAAAACCGCACAGGGCGGTCTCAAACGTCCCGCAATCTTCACGAACGAGATTCTCTACAACATCATCGGCCTCGCCATCGAAAAACATGTGATGGCCGCCCTCCTGGCAAAACATAAACTGGCCGACAACCACACGTTCACGGACCTCATCGACGCCGCCGATCAGATCGGCGGAATCGGTGACAACATCGCCGAACAGCTCCGCAAATTCGAATCCTACCAGAACATCTGCCCCGTATTCGCCGGCTACCACCGCACCGAACCGCCCGCCGAAGCCATCCCCGAAATGATCGCCACCGCCGAAGCCGTCCAGGCCTGGGCCAAAACACAAATCGCCGCATAGTTTAACCACAGAGGACACGGAGTACACAGAGACTCAGCACCCTTGGATTTAGATTGTTTAATGAAAGAACTTCCCCTGCGTGCTCTGCACCCTTGCGTGAAAATTTATTCGCCTAAGATCTATTAAACCATCGAAGACCCGCCTCCGTGGTAAATAAAAATACAGGACCAGCCATGACTGAAGTAATTGCAAGACCCCTCGGAAAAATCACCGCCATCCTGGCCGACTGCGGTTTCGAAGTAACCTATGCCTACGACGACCTCGTCTTCATCGAACACTCCGCCTTCATGCTGCAGTTTACCGATGATCCAACCGTCCTGAAAATCTTCCGCCACGTCGATGCTGAGCCCGAAGCGGCCGGCGAAGCTGAAAAAACCATCCTCGAAGAACACGCCAAGCAAGGGTTCTCCATCTTACCTTCAGGCAACTACAACATCACTGAAAACGAAGACGAAACTATCAACATCGAATTCGTTTAAATCTCATTGATCCACAGATTTCACGGATTATCAGGATTCAGACAAAACACCACAGCAAATCCCCATCATCTGTGTAATCAGTGGATAGACAAATACGGGCACGGGAGAAAAGCATGAAAACATGGGTCTGTTCAATTTGCGGTCATGTGCACGAGGGCGAAGAAGCACCGAAATTCTGCGAGGTATGCAAAGCCGCCGGTTCAAAATTTATGAGCTCCGCCGTATAAATCAATCCACAGATTTCACGGATTATCAGGATTCAGACAAAACACCACAGCAAATCCCCATCATCTGTGTAATCAGTGGATAACACCCGACTGAAAACATGAAAAAACTCATCTTCTACGAAAAGACCGGCTGTAAGGGTAAGCTGGCCATGAAGTTTGCGACGTTTATGCGGCTGGTAACACTTCCAAGGGTTGGAGATAATGGCAACAATTGTCCCGTAAAACCCTTCCCCGCACCCCATCCCGCTAACGAAACGCCCGGATTTTCCAGTGCCCCATATTATTTGCCCTGAAGCTGTAGAGACGCCGTCCTCGGAGTCCGCATTTCTTCCTCGGAACAGTTTCAACACACAAACGGACAGCGGGGACGTTATCCCGCCAATTCCTTCCTCCTCGCGTCTTTATACCTTTCGGAATTGAAAAATGATTCCCGACATCATTGTAGAACAATTTTAGTGATCGGCCCCAAAAGCCGGAAAAAAATGTCGAAACTTAAGTTAAGTCGTTGTTCTTCTATGAGTTGGAAGAACGCCTCTATTCAGCGTTCGGTTACGCGGAAATTTATTTCCGTAATACGAAGCCGGCTCACCGTCACCTATCCACAGCGCCACAGCCTAATTAATTTCTTATAATCAACAACTTACAAACACACCGCACCTGCATAACACTGCGCTGGCACACCTGTTGCAATAAGGGTACGCACTTACCGGAACAGGATAATGGCTGAAGAAAAAATCAATCTACTCGAAAAGCGCAAAGCCCAGGTGCATGAAGGCGGCGAATTTGCCATGGAGGCGGAAAAGCAGAGCCTCGCCGGATCGGTCAGTCAGCGCTCCTGCAGTTTCTGCGGATCCCGCGTGGTGCTTTATCCGATTGCCGATGCGATCCATATCGTGCACGGGCCGATCGGCTGCGCATCCTATACCTGGGACATCCGCGGCGCCCTTTCCTCCGGTCCGGAGCTGCATCGGTTGAGTTTTTCGACCGACATGCAGGAAAAGGATGTCATCTATGGCGGCGAAGGCAAACTTTATAACGCCATCAGCGAACTGATTGATGAATATAAACCAAGCGCGGCATTTATTTATTCCACCTGCATCATCGGCGTAATCGGCGACGACGTGGAGGCCATCTGCAAAAAGGTGCAGAATGAAAAAGGTATCCCGGTCATCCCTGTTGATTCCGAAGGCTTCAAGGGCTCGAAAAAGGAAGGCTACAAGGCCGCCTGCGATGCCCTGTTTAAAATTGTCGGCGAAGATGAACCCGATGCACAGAAAGTTCCCAAGTCGGTCAATATTCTCGGTGACTTCAACCTGGCCGGCGAAATCTGGATCATTAAGGACTATTACGAACGCATGGGCGTCAAAGTGGTCTCCACGGTTTCGGGCGATGGACGGGTCGATGAAATCCGCAAAGCCGGTCGCGCTCACCTCAATATTGTGCAGTGCTCCGGATCGGTGAGCAATCTGGCGAAGATGCTCGAAACAGAATACGGCACGCCGATGATCCGGGCATCATATTTCGGCATCGAAGATATGTCGAAGGCCCTCTATGACGTGGCCGATTTTTTTGATGACGATGAAATGCGTATGGGTGCACAGCGCGTGATCAAAGAAGAAGTAGCCAAACTGATGCCTCAGCTTGCGCCCTACCGGAAAGATCTTACAGGGAAAAAGGCCGCGGTCTACACCGGCGGCGCCTTCAAGGTCTTTTCGCTGGTACGCTCGCTGCGCACGCTCGGTATGGATGTGGTGGTGGCCGGCTCGCAGACCGGATCGGTGGATGACTATAAACTGCTGACGGAACTCTGCGATCCGGGAACCGTCATTCTCGATGACACCAATCCGCTGGAACTGGCGAAGTATGTAAAGGAAAAGGATGTAGACCTGTTTATCGGCGGCGTAAAGGAACGCCCCATCGCCTACAAAATCGGCGTCGGTTTCTGCGACCACAACCACGAACGTAAGGAAGCACTCGCCGGCTTCATCGGCATGCTCAACTTTGCCAGGGAAGTTCACTCCTCCGTCATGAGCCCGGTCTGG from Verrucomicrobia bacterium S94 carries:
- the nifH gene encoding nitrogenase iron protein, with product MRKVAIYGKGGIGKSTTTQNTVAGLAEAGNKVMVVGCDPKADSTRLLLGGLAQGTVLDTLREEGEDIEIDDVIKDGFGGTRCVESGGPEPGVGCAGRGIITSINLLEQLGAYEEDQGLDYVFYDVLGDVVCGGFAMPIREGKAQEIYIVVSGEMMAMYAANNICKGIVKFADAGGVRLGGLICNSRKTDNELELITELANRLGTQMIHFVPRDNIVQHAELNRKTVIDFAPESGQADEYRALAKKIAENEMKVIPTPLEIEDLEELMVKYGFDA
- a CDS encoding P-II family nitrogen regulator, producing MSKLLVRSIVRPEKADEVMKSLLEAGYPAVTKVPVFGRGKQRGLKVGEVTYDELPKEMLMTVIPETDKDFVVKTVLGAAKSCEAGNFGDGKIFISPVEDVYTISSGLKED
- a CDS encoding P-II family nitrogen regulator; this translates as MKEVMAVIRMNKINDTKRALNEAGISSFTATGRVQGRGKGMVDYRILHGAEEGAPEAIAQLGEGPRLVPKRLITVVVSDDWVEKTVETIIKTNQTGSSGDGKIFVLPILEATRVRTGETAEGPSGGNVLDSSGGLE
- the nifD gene encoding nitrogenase molybdenum-iron protein alpha chain; amino-acid sequence: MSEEKKLPDPSGLKEEILAKYPPKIARKRSKAMVINDPELDQQIQSNVRTIPGIITQRGCTYAGCKGVVLGPTRDIVNLVHGPIGCSFYAWLTRRNQTDADEIVEGGANYMTYSFSTDMQDDNIVFGGEKKLAQAIQEAYDIFKPKAIGVFSTCPVGLIGDDVHAVSRQMKEKLGDCNVFGFSCEGYKGVSQSAGHHIANNQLFRHVIGLDDSQPEHKYNVNLLGEYNIGGDGFEIDRIFKKCGINIICTFSGNSTMDKFANSHMADLNLVMCHRSINYMAEMQETKFGIPWMKVNFIGAESTAKALRKVGEYFEDEALKARIEEVIAEEMPSVKERVAKARKVTEGKLAMLFVGGSRAHHYQELFSELGIKTVSAGYEFGHRDDYEGRKVLPTIKVDADSRNIEEIKVEKDETRYKPRASEEKLKALDEKGLEVSDYRGMMPDMADQSLIVDDISHWETEKLIDFYKPDIFCAGIKEKYVVQKSGIPLKQLHSYDYGGPYAGFEGAKNFYADIEKILSTSIWKKIKAPWLSHENDPCICAEYVA
- the nifK gene encoding nitrogenase molybdenum-iron protein subunit beta encodes the protein MLLRHTPKEVSERKALTVNPAKTCQPVGAMYAALGVHGCLPHSHGSQGCCSYHRSTLTRHYKDPIMAGTSSFTEGSSVFGGQANLLQALANMFTIYNPDLVAVHTTCLSETIGDDIAQIVKKATDDGKVPEGKKVIYCNTPSYVGSHITGFANMCTGIAKGLAEHTGVAKDQVNILPGWVEPSDMKEMKEIAARLGANIVMFPDTDGVVNTPQTGEFKMYPDGGAKVEDIATAGDSIKTLALGKWASEDCAKYLDASFKVPYEVLDIPYGLSATDRFVQALASAAKVEIPESFIAERGRLVDVISDMSQYLHGKKVALYGDPDQLLPLTEFLLDLDMIPTAIVSGTPGKAFSKRITEMCAEKAPNVKVANGERADMFLLHQWIKNEPVDLLIGNTYGKYIARDEDIPFVRHGFPILDRIGHSYFPTVGYNGGIRLLEKMLGVIMDRQDRDAPETRFELVM
- the nifE gene encoding nitrogenase iron-molybdenum cofactor biosynthesis protein NifE, translating into MAEEKINLLEKRKAQVHEGGEFAMEAEKQSLAGSVSQRSCSFCGSRVVLYPIADAIHIVHGPIGCASYTWDIRGALSSGPELHRLSFSTDMQEKDVIYGGEGKLYNAISELIDEYKPSAAFIYSTCIIGVIGDDVEAICKKVQNEKGIPVIPVDSEGFKGSKKEGYKAACDALFKIVGEDEPDAQKVPKSVNILGDFNLAGEIWIIKDYYERMGVKVVSTVSGDGRVDEIRKAGRAHLNIVQCSGSVSNLAKMLETEYGTPMIRASYFGIEDMSKALYDVADFFDDDEMRMGAQRVIKEEVAKLMPQLAPYRKDLTGKKAAVYTGGAFKVFSLVRSLRTLGMDVVVAGSQTGSVDDYKLLTELCDPGTVILDDTNPLELAKYVKEKDVDLFIGGVKERPIAYKIGVGFCDHNHERKEALAGFIGMLNFAREVHSSVMSPVWQFAPRRAGKKLD